Proteins from a single region of Esox lucius isolate fEsoLuc1 chromosome 13, fEsoLuc1.pri, whole genome shotgun sequence:
- the abca2 gene encoding ATP-binding cassette sub-family A member 2 isoform X6 — MPSQWVLAFEIFIPLVLFFILLGLRQKKPAIPVKEVSFYSAAPLTSAGIIPIMQSLCPDGQRDEFGFLQYKNSTVTQLLERISEVVLQNHLFTADRPGLGQELESLQQHLESLSTSSLDNTFDSSQAGFTVASVLKNPSVFHHFLVRNLSLSNDTASLLVSTPINLKEAFNLIFGMYPRAEPGSSLGSGGAKETTQTPADKVLQLEEKLLGAMHSLDGGLIHKALQDPTKAAHRQALLKVMSQALGLSGGGAGQRYDPQGLKEVEGVLLTGAMLEMVTCQEDGTNELSKILLVPEKQQPLLQAYRSAVCGGGEGLRAERFREMSQELRDQMDTQSLIDKLRLGQANSSAPLSRSHVGALLKDLADVERLLRDVDLLSGLARLLPKGACAGRVGPGTPTNASTAWAVNATAWGLNATETPGEDGGEEEGGGQDQEEENPHSQFSAFVQLWAGLQPILCGNNRIIEPEALKQGNMSSLGFTSKEQRNLGLLVHLMTTNPKILYAPIGSEVDKVIQKANETFEFVGNVTHYARVWLNISAQLRTYLEEGKLHHHLVWLQQLTSDLRGHPELLNGTDNELLRGLLEDNFTLPNTTTLLEQLDTIDNAACGWTHFMSKVSVDIFKGFPDEDSIVNYTLNHAYHDNISVFASVIFQTNKDGSLPPHVLYKIRQNSSFTEKTNEIRRAYWRPGPNTGGKFYFLYGFVWIQDMMERAIINTFVGHDVVEPGNYVQMFPYPCYTRDDFLFVIEHMMPLCMVISWVYSVAMMIQHIVAEKEHRLKEVMKMMGLNNAVHWVAWFITGFVQLSISVTALTAILKYGRVLLHSDIFIIWLFLSIYAIATIMFCFLVSVIYSKAKLASACGGIIYFLSYVPYMYVAIREEVAHDKITAFEKCIASLMSTTAFGLGSKYFALYEVAGVGIQWRTINQSPVEGDDFNLGLSMMMLIIDASVYGVLTWYIEAVHPGMYGLPRPWYFPLQKSYWLGSGRVETWEWPWGGRARLSVMEEDQACAMEHRRSGRIKPEVGREEMRGIEEEPSHLPLVVCIDKLTKVYKNGSKLALNKLSLNLHEDQVVSFLGHNGAGKTTTMSILTGLFPPTSGSATIYGHDIRTDMERIRQNLGMCPQHNVLFDKLSVEEHLWFYSKLKGMAEEDIRKETDKMIEDLELNNKRHSLVQTLSGGMKRKLSVAIAFVGGSRAVILDEPTAGVDPYARRAIWDLILKYKQGRTILLSTHHMDEADLLGDRIAIISHGKLKCCGSPLFLKSTYGDGYKLTLVKRQTEGQDQAAQPPPTQSPSSSSSCSPCSEARVTQFIRQFVSSSLLVSDSNTELSYVLPSEAVKKGCFERLFQALEQNLEILNLTSFGVMDTTLEEVFLKVSEEDQSLENSDADMKDSPGVSSPGKPAVAVSLASPGELQGEGPGLGAPAGASGSAQRPDVELSNLVMCSRLSQSQSSLRSSSSLGSVRGDEGGLYADFYGDYCPLFDNGQDPDSASLRDDAEEASAGPEVLEGQGSFKLEGSWLKLRQFHGLIVKRFHCAKRNTKGLFSQILLPAFFVCVAMTVALSVPSIGDLPPLILSPSQYHNYTQPRGNFIPYANEDRQEYRSKLSPDASPQKIANTLRLPSGVGATCVLKTPFNSTLDQLAQTLNPSANNSKTLAARYFDSMCLDSFTQGVPLSNFVPPPPSPAPSDDPDPRFEDGIWNFTTATPTAVREMVTSPPTLPLSIREPVRCVCSMQGTGFSCPSGVGGRPPLMKVVTGDILVDITGRNVSEYLLYTSDRLRLHRYGGLTVGNIQKSVPASFGKKTPPMVRKIAVRRSAQVLYNNKGYHSMPTYLNVLNNAILRANLPSGKGNPAAYGITLTNHPMNRTSASLSLDYLLQGTDVVIAIFIIVAMSFVPASFVVFLVAEKSTKAKHLQFVSGCDPVIYWLANYIWDMLNYLVPATCCVLILFVFDLPAYTSPTNFPAVLSLFLLYGWSITPIMYPASFWFEVPSTAYVFLIVINLFIGITATVATFLLQLFEHDKDLKLVNSYLKSCFLIFPNYNLGHGLMEMAYNEYINEYYAKIGQFDKIKSPFEWDIVTRGLVAMTIEGFVGFFITILCQYNFLRKPSRVPVSSQPIDDDDMDVACERRRVLRGDADNDMLKIDNLTKVYKSRKMGPILAVDRLCLGVRPGECFGLLGVNGAGKTTTFKMLTGDESTTGGEAFIGGNSILRELLRVQQSIGYCPQFDALFEDLTAREHLELYTRLRGIPWKDEDRVVSWALDKLELTKYADKPAGTYSGGNKRKLSTAIALIGYPSLIFLDEPTTGMDPKARRFLWNLIIDIIKTGRSVVLTSHSMEECEALCTRLGIMVNGRFKCLGSIQHLKNRFGDGYMITVRTKTSCNVKEVVRFFNRNFPEAVLKERHHTKVQFQLKSERISLAQVFSKMEQVVEVLGIEDYSVSQTTLDNVFVNFAKKQSDNLEQQESSPPGGGQSPLQRLLTLLRPRPANTELSALVSEEPEELESDDDEGLISFEEERVQLSFNTDTLC; from the exons GCATTCAACCTGATTTTTGGCATGTACCCCAGAGCTGAACCAGGTAGTAGTCTGGGTTCTGGAGGTGCAAAAGAGACTACACAAACTCCTGCAGACAAGGTCCTTCAACTGGAG GAGAAGCTGCTGGGAGCCATGCATAGTCTTGATGGAGGATTGATCCACAAAGCTTTACAAGACCCAACCAAAGCGGCGCATAGGCAGGCCCTCCTCAAAGTCATGTCCCAGGCCTTAGGCCTGTCAGGAGGGGGAGCTGGCCAGAGATATGATCCTCAGGGACTAAAGGAGGTGGAG GGAGTTCTCCTGACTGGTGCCATGTTGGAAATGGTAACATGTCAGGAGGACGGGACCAATGAGCTGAGCAAGATCCTACTGGTTCCCGAGAAGCAGCAGCCTCTGCTCCAGGCCTATCGCAGCGcggtgtgtgggggaggggaggggctgaGGGCTGAGCGCTTCAGAGAGATGAGCCAGGAGCTGAGGGACCAGATGGACACACAGAGCCTCATTGACAAG CTGCGTCTGGGGCAGGCCAACTCCTCGGCCCCCCTGTCCCGGTCTCACGTGGGCGCTCTGCTGAAGGACCTGGCTGACGTGGAGCGGCTCCTCCGGGACGTGGACCTGCTGTCGGGCCTGGCTCGCCTGCTCCCCAAGGGGGCGTGCGCCGGCCGCGTCGGCCCCGGAACCCCGACCAACGCCTCCACCGCCTGGGCCGTCAACGCCACCGCCTGGGGCCTCAACGCCACAGAGACCCCCGGGGAGGacgggggggaggaggagggtggaggaCAAGACCAAGAAGAGGAGAACCCTCACTCGCAGTTCTCTGCGTTCGTGCAGCTGTGGGCGGGGCTTCAGCCAATCCTCTGCGGGAATAACAG GATAATTGAGCCTGAGGCTTTAAAGCAGGGAAATATGAGCTCTCTGGGTTTTACCAGTAAAGAACAGCGCAATCTGGGCTTACTAGTGCACCTGATGACTACAAATCCCAAGATCCTCTATGCTCCCATCGGCTCAGAGGTGGACAAAGTAATTCAGAAG GCCAATGAGACGTTTGAGTTTGTGGGGAACGTGACTCACTATGCCCGGGTGTGGCTCAACATCTCCGCCCAGCTCAGGACCTACCTGGAGGAGGGGAAGCTGCACCATCACCTGGTTTGGCTGCAGCAG ctgacctctgacctgcgTGGTCATCCAGAGCTCCTGAATGGGACAGATAATGAGCTGCTGCGAGGGTTGCTGGAGGACAACTTCACCCTGCCCAACACTACGACCCTGCTGGAACAGTTAGACACCATCGACAACGCAGCCTGTGGCTGGACACACTTCATGTCCAAG GTCAGTGTGGATATTTTCAAGGGTTTCCCGGATGAGGACAGCATCGTCAACTACACATTGAATCATGCTTACCACGATAACATCTCAGTGTTTGCCA GTGTAATATTCCAGACCAACAAAGATGGCTCCCTGCCTCCTCACGTCCTCTACAAGATCAGGCAGAACTCCAGTTTCACAGAGAAAACCAACGAGATCCGACGGGCCTACTGGCGTCCTGGGCCCAACACAGGGGGAAAGTTCTACTTTCTATATGGCTTTGTGTGGATCCAGG ACATGATGGAGAGAGCCATCATTAATACATTTGTGGGCCATGACGTGGTGGAGCCTGGGAACTATGTCCAGATGTTCCCCTACCCCTGCTACACCAGAGACGA CTTCCTGTTTGTGATCGAGCACATGATGCCTCTGTGCATGGTCATCTCCTGGGTCTACTCAGTAGCCATGATGATCCAGCACATTGTAGCTGAGAAGGAGCACCGCCTCAAAGAG GTGATGAAGATGATGGGCCTGAACAACGCCGTTCATTGGGTGGCCTGGTTCATAACTGGGTTTGTCCAGCTGTCCATCTCAGTGACCGCTCTGACAGCCATCTTGAAGTACGGGCGGGTCCTCTTGCACAGCGACATCTTCATCATCtggctctttctctccatctatgCCATCGCCACCATCATGTTCTG TTTCCTGGTGTCAGTGATATACTCCAAAGCCAAGCTGGCGTCTGCCTGTGGAGGGATCATCTATTTTCTCAGCTACGTCCCCTACATGTATGTAGCCATAAGGGAGGAGGTGGCCCACGACAAGATCACCGCCTTCGAAAAGTGCATCGCT tCTTTGATGTCGACCACAGCCTTCGGCCTGGGCTCGAAGTACTTTGCCCTTTATGAGGTGGCTGGGGTTGGTATCCAGTGGCGCACCATCAACCAGTCACCCGTAGAGGGCGACGACTTCAACCTCGGCCTGTCCATGATGATGCTCATCATCGACGCTAGCGTGTATGGCGTTCTCACCTGGTATATAGAGGCGGTGCATCCAG GGATGTACGGCCTCCCTCGGCCGTGGTACTTCCCCCTGCAGAAGTCCTATTGGCTGGGCAGTGGGCGTGTGGAAACGTGGGAGTGGCCCTGGGGAGGCAGGGCCAGGCTGAGTGTCATGGAGGAGGACCAGGCGTGTGCCATGGAACACCGGCGATCTGGTAGGATCAAGCCTGAGGTTGGACGCG AGGAGATGCGTGGTATTGAAGAGGAGCCAAGTCACCTGCCTCTGGTGGTGTGTATAGACAAACTCACCAAGGTCTACAAGAATGGCAGTAAGCTGGCCCTGAACAAGCTGAGCCTCAACCTCCACGAGGACCAGGTGGTGTCCTTCCTGGGTCACAACGGGGCCGGCAAGACCACCACCAT GTCTATCCTGACAGGTCTGTTCCCGCCCACTTCTGGCTCGGCCACCATCTACGGCCATGACATCCGCACGGACATGGAGCGCATCCGGCAGAACCTGGGAATGTGTCCTCAGCACAACGTTCTCTTTGACAAGCTCAGCGTGGAGGAGCACCTGTGGTTCTACTCCAAACTCAAAGGCATGGCTGAGGAAGACATCCGCAAGGAAACAGACAA GATGATTGAGGACCTGGAGTTGAATAATAAGCGGCACAGCCTGGTTCAGACGCTGTCTGGAGGGATGAAGCGCAAACTGTCCGTGGCCATAGCGTTCGTGGGAGGCTCGCGGGCCGTTATCCTGGACGAGCCCACGGCGGGTGTGGACCCGTACGCGCGCAGGGCCATCTGGGACCTCATCCTCAAGTACAAACAGG GTCGGACCATTCTGCTGTCCACCCATCACATGGACGAGGCCGACCTGCTCGGAGACCGCATAGCCATAATCTCCCACGGGAAGCTGAAATGCTGTGGCTCCCCGCTGTTCCTCAAGAGCACCTATGGAGACGGGTACAAGCTGACCCTGgtcaagagacagacagagggccaGG ACCAGGCCGCCCAGCCTCCACCCACTCAGTCCccgtcctcgtcctcctcctgttcccccTGCTCAGAGGCCCGGGTCACCCAGTTCATCCGTCAGTTTGTCAGCTCCAGTCTGCTGGTGTCGGACTCCAACACTGAGCTGTCCTACGTGCTGCCCTCTGAAGCGGTCAAAAAAGGCTGCTTCGAGAGGCTCTTTCAG GCTTTGGAGCAGAATCTGGAAATCCTGAATCTGACCAGCTTTGGGGTGATGGACACCACCCTGGAGGAGGTCTTCCTCAAGGTCTCAGAAGAGGACCAGTCCCTGGAGAACAGCGATGCCG ACATGAAGGATTCCCCAGGCGTTAGCTCACCGGGGAAGCCTGCTGTTGCTGTGAGTCTTGCGAGTCCTGGAGAGCTGCAG GGGGAGGGGCCTGGGCTGGGTGCCCCGGCGGGGGCCAGCGGCAGTGCACAGAGGCCCGATGTGGAGCTCTCCAACCTGGTTATGTGCTCCCGGCTCAGCCAGAGCCAGTCCTCCCtgcgctcctcctcctccctgggATCCGTCCGTGGGGACGAGGGGGGTCTCTACGCAGACTTCTACGGAGACTACTGCCCCCTCTTCGACAACGGACAGGACCCCGACTCTGCCAGCCTGAGGG ATGATGCGGAGGAGGCCTCGGCTGGGCCTGAGGTGCTGGAGGGCCAGGGGAGCTTCAAACTGGAGGGCTCCTGGCTGAAGCTGCGCCAGTTTCACGGGCTCATTGTCAAGAGGTTCCACTGCGCCAAGAGGAACACCAAGGGCCTGTTCTCTCAGATTCTGCTGCCCGCATTCTTTGTCTGTGTAGCCATGACGGTCGCCCTGTCAGTGCCTTCTATCG gTGACCTACCACCACTGATCCTGTCCCCGTCCCAGTACCACAACTACACTCAGCCTCGGGGCAACTTCATTCCCTACGCCAACGAAGACCGCCAAGAGTACAG GAGTAAACTGTCGCCAGACGCCAGCCCTCAGAAGATTGCCAACACACTGCGTCTGCCCTCGGGCGTGGGCGCCACCTGCGTCCTGAAAACGCCCTTCAACAGCACCCTGGACCAGCTGGCGCAGACGCTCAACCCCAGCGCCAACAATAGCAAGACCCTGGCCGCCCGCTACTTTGACTCCATGTGTCTGGACTCCTTCACCCAGGGAGTGCCACTCTCCAACTTTGTTCCGCCTCCCCCATCGCCGGCCCCGTCCGACGACCCCGACCCTCGGTTTGAGGATGGAATCTGGAACTTCACCACTGCCACTCCTACTGCAGTCAGAG AGATGGTGACGTCTCCCCCCACCCTGCCCCTGTCCATCCGGGAGCCGGTCCGTTGTGTCTGTTCCATGCAGGGGACGGGCTTCTCCTGCCCCAGCGGAGTTGGGGGGAGGCCACCGCTCATGAAGGTGGTCACCGGAGACATTCTGGTAGACATCACCGGACGCAACGTGTCCGAGTATCTCCTCTACACATCGGACAGACTGCGCCTGCACAG ATATGGAGGACTCACGGTTGGCAACATACAGAAATCCGTCCCAGCATCCTTCGGGAAAAAGACTCCACCCATGGTTCGCAAAATAGCAGTGCGCAGATCTGCTCAG GTGCTGTACAATAATAAAGGGTACCACAGCATGCCAACCTATCTCAACGTCCTCAACAATGCCATCCTGCGCGCCAACCTGCCTTCAGGCAAGGGCAACCCAGCTGCATACG GAATCACTCTGACCAACCACCCCATGAACCGGACCAGTGCCAGCCTCTCTCTGGACTATTT GCTCCAAGGAACTGATGTGGTGATAGCCATCTTCATCATTGTGGCCATGTCCTTTGTACCAGCCAGCTTTGTAGTCTTCCTGGTAGCAGAGAAGTCCACCAAGGCCAAGCATCTGCAGTTTGTCTCCGGGTGTGACCCTGTCATCTACTGGCTGGCCAACTACATATGGGACATG CTGAACTACCTGGTGCCGGCCACATGCTGTGTCCTCATCCTGTTTGTGTTTGACCTTCCGGCGTACACGTCCCCGACCAACTTCCCCGCTGTCCTCTCGCTCTTCCTCCTCTACGG gtGGTCTATCACTCCTATAATGTACCCGGCGTCATTCTGGTTCGAGGTGCCAAGCACAGCCTACGTCTTCCTCATCGTCATCAACCTCTTCATCGGCATCACTGCCACAGTGGCCACTTTCCTGCTGCAGCTCTTTGAGCAtgacaag GATCTGAAACTGGTGAACAGCTACCTAAAGTCCTGTTTCCTCATCTTCCCAAACTACAACCTGGGTCATGGCCTTATGGAAATGGCCTACAATGAATACATCAATGAGTACTATGCTAAAATAG GTCAGTTTGACAAGATCAAGTCTCCTTTTGAGTGGGACATTGTGACACGGGGCCTGGTCGCAATGACAATCGAAGGCTTTGTAGGATTCTTCATCACCATCCTGTGCCAGTACAACTTCCTCAGGAAACCCTC GAGAGTACCAGTGAGCAGCCAGCCCATCGATGATGATGACATGGATGTGGCCTGTGAGAGACGGAGAGTGCTCCGAGGTGACGCTGACAACGACATGCTGAAGATTGACAACCTCACCAAG GTGTACAAGTCCAGGAAGATGGGGCCTATTTTAGCTGTGGACCGCCTGTGTTTGGGAGTGCGTCCTGGGGAGTGTTTCGGGCTCCTGGGTGTGAACGGAGCAGGGAAGACCACCACCTTTAAGATGCTGACTGGAGACGAGAGCAccacaggaggagaggccttCATAGGGGGGAACAG TATCCTGAGGGAGCTGTTGAGAGTGCAACAGAGCATCGGCTATTGCCCCCAGTTTGACGCCCTGTTCGAAGACCTGACAGCCAGGGAGCACCTGGAGCTGTACACACGCCTCCGAGGCATACCCTGGAAGGACGAGGACCGG GTGGTCTCCTGGGCCCTGGATAAACTTGAGCTGACCAAGTATGCCGACAAGCCGGCCGGCACCTACAGCGGGGGGAACAAACGCAAGCTGTCCACCGCCATCGCGCTCATCGGATACCCCTCTCTCATTTTTCTG GACGAACCAACCACTGGGATGGACCCAAAGGCCCGGAGATTCCTCTGGAACCTCATCATTGACATCATCAAGACAGGACGCTCCGTGGTGCTGACCTCACACAG tatGGAGGAATGtgaggctctgtgcaccaggcTGGGCATCATGGTCAACGGCAGGTTCAAATGCCTGGGCAGCATCCAGCACCTCAAGAACAG GTTTGGTGATGGCTACATGATCACAGTACGAACTAAGACCAGCTGCAACGTGAAGGAGGTGGTGAGATTCTTCAACAGGAACTTCCCTGAGGCTGTACTAAAG GAGCGCCACCACACTAAGGTCCAGTTCCAGCTCAAGTCTGAAAGGATCTCCTTGGCCCAGGTGTTCAGTAAGATGGAGCAGGTGGTGGAGGTGTTGGGAATAGAGGACTACTCTGTCAGCCAGACCACACTGGACAAC GTGTTTGTGAACTTCGCCAAAAAGCAGAGTGACAACCTGGAGCAGCAGGAGAGCTCCCCCCCCGGTGGAGGCCAGTCGCCACTGCAGCGCCTGCTGACCCTTCTCCGGCCCCGGCCAGCTAATACTGAGCTCAGCGCCCTGGTCAGTGAAGAGCCGGAAGAACTGGagagtgatgatgatgagggtCTTATTAGCTTTGAGGAGGAGCGG GTGCAGCTCTCCTTCAACACAGATACACTCTGTTAA